One region of Purpureocillium takamizusanense chromosome 4, complete sequence genomic DNA includes:
- a CDS encoding uncharacterized protein (COG:I~EggNog:ENOG503P2JM) produces the protein MTPSPTIIAPAEAHTHTVVFLHGRGDTAPQFCDSLWLSTDSRNYTLREEFPSFRWVFPTAGIFPCRTAPGDQVSQWFDIWDVRDFSDHEHHQAEGLKPSVARIRNLLAEEAALLEGRWDRIILAGISQGAATATHTLLNLNIPKAATTTTTPPPPQGEVLPRRLAAYMGFSCRMPFPGRSLGDTRGVLGLADAPTDNEVLRNTPILLEHCVDDPLVLVEYGRTLRESLRGFGANVAWREYQRGGHWFNSPQGMDDVVSFLTSVLGASLRRG, from the coding sequence ATGACGCCTTCACCGACCATCATCGCCCCAGCGGaggcgcacacgcacaccgTCGTCTTCTTACACGGTCGCGGCGACACGGCTCCCCAATTCTGCGACTCTCTTTGGCTGTCCACCGACTCGCGCAACTACACCCTCCGCGAGGAGTTTCCGTCCTTTCGCTGGGTGTTTCCTACCGCCGGCATCTTCCCCTGCCGGACCGCGCCTGGGGACCAGGTCTCGCAGTGGTTCGACATCTGGGACGTGCGCGACTTCTCCGACCACGAGCATCACCAGGCCGAGGGCTTGAAGCCGAGCGTCGCACGAATACGAAacctgctcgccgaggaggcagcGCTGCTGGAGGGACGGTGGGATCGCATCATCCTGGCGGGCATCAGTCAAGGtgccgccacggcgacgcacACGCTGCTCAATCTCAACATTCCCaaggccgcgacgacgacgacgacgccgccgccgccgcagggcgaGGTTCTGCCCCGGCGCCTTGCCGCGTACATGGGCTTCTCGTGCAGGATGCCGTTCCCGGGACGCAGCCTTGGGGACACGCGCGGGGTGCTGGGATTGGCAGACGCACCGACGGACAATGAGGTGTTGCGCAACACGCCCATCCTGCTGGAGCACTGCGTCGACGAcccgctcgtcctcgtcgagtaCGGCCGAACCCTACGGGAGTCTCTGAGGGGGTTTGGCGCCAACGTCGCCTGGCGCGAGTACCAGCGTGGAGGACACTGGTTTAATTCGCCTCAAGGCATGGACGACGTGGTGTCGTTTCTGACGAGTGTTCTGGGGGCGAGCTTGAGAAGGGGTTAG
- a CDS encoding uncharacterized protein (EggNog:ENOG503PB9H~COG:S) — MIQKYTNVPAPKVLDIAVVASRGYLFRQKEYLLMTQMPGTPAINCYDELSDGGMATFVKEIQSIVSQIRVLPKNVGDGYMICNSMGGPILDHRIRDATPFGPFVSEDGFNALLRHPDDLGREGHKAVFTHADLNFRNILIDERRNEDGTMGWHVTGIVDWETAGFYPEYWEYTKMLFESFRYEERLESQIYRIFGAFGDYSKEVEVEKRSWEEGDAV, encoded by the coding sequence ATGATTCAGAAATACACAAATGTGCCGGCTCCAAAGGTACTAGACATTGCTGTTGTCGCCTCTAGAGGGTATCTCTTTCGTCAGAAGGAGTACCTGCTTATGACACAGATGCCTGGTACGCCGGCTATCAATTGTTACGACGAGCTATCTGACGGCGGAATGGCTACCTTTGTTAAAGAGATACAAAGTATTGTCTCACAAATTCGGGTTTTGCCCAAGAACGTGGGCGACGGATACATGATTTGCAACTCCATGGGTGGCCCGATCCTCGATCATCGCATCCGAGACGCCACGCCGTTTGGGCCTTTCGTAAGCGAAGATGGCTTCaatgcgctgctgcgccatcCGGATGACTTGGGTCGGGAGGGCCACAAAGCCGTCTTTACTCATGCCGACTTGAACTTCCGCAACATACTGATTGATGAACGTAGGAACGAAGACGGGACGATGGGTTGGCATGTGACGGGCATAGTGGACTGGGAGACAGCTGGGTTCTACCCCGAGTATTGGGAGTACACCAAGATGCTCTTCGAGTCGTTCAGATATGAAGAAAGGCTAGAGAGTCAGATTTACCGGATATTCGGGGCATTTGGAGACTATTCTAAAGAGGTCGAAGTTGAGAAAAGAAGCTGGGAAGAGGGCGACGCTGTTTGA